The genomic segment GAGGACCTGATGGGCCTGCGGGCGGGCATGGACTCGGTGTTCGGCCTGCACCACTTCGCGCACGCGCACAACGCCGAGGTGGCGGGCGGCGACTCACTCGGCGGGCAGGACGCCCGCTCGATGCGGGACGCCGGGAAGTCCTGATGGACCTGGATCTGCCCGAATCCACGCTGGCGTTCCGGGCCGAAGTCCGGGACTGGCTTGCCGAACACGTGGTCACGCTGCCGTCGTTCGACACCGCCGAAGGCTTCGCACTGCACCGGGAATGGGAGGCCGAACTCGCCGACGCCCGGCTTTCGGTGGTCTCCTGGCCGGAGGAGTTCGGCGGCCGCGATGCGTCCCTTGTGGACTGGCTGGTGTTCGAAGAGGAGTACTACGCGGCGGGCGCACCCGGGCGGGTCAACCAGAACGGCCTGTTCATGCTCGCGCCGACCCTGTTCTCCCACGGCACACCCGAGCAACAAGCCCGGATCCTGCCGAAGATGGCTCGCTCGGAGGAGGTCTGGGCACAGGCGTGGTCCGAACCCGAAGCGGGCAGCGACATCGCCGCGTTGCGCAGCACCGCCACGCGCACCTCGGACGGCTGGCTGCTCTCCGGGCAGAAGACGTGGAGTTCGCGGGCTGCCTTCGCGGACAAGGCGTTCGGGTTGTTCCGCAGCGATCCGGCCGAGGTCCGCCATCGCGGGCTCACCTACTTCATGATCGACCTGCGGGCCGATGGCGTGCAGGTACGGCCGATCGCCCAGCTCGACGGCGAACCGGGGTTCGCCGAACTGTTCTTCGACGAGGTCTTCGTGCCGGACGAGGACGTGATCGGCGAACCCGGCGCGGGCTGGCGGGTCGCGATGACCACGGCGAACAACGAACGCGGGCTGTCGTTGCGCAGTCCCGGCCGGTTCCTGGCCACGGCCGAGCGACTGGTCCGCCTGTGGTCCGAAACCCGAGATCCCGCGCTGGCCGATCGGGTCGCCGACGCGTGGATCGGCGCCCGCGCCTACCAGCTGTACACCTTCGGCACGGCCACCCGACTCGTCGAGGGTGCCGCGCTGGGGCCGGAGTCCAGTGTGAACAAGCTCTTCTGGTCGCAGCTGGACGTCTCGATGCACGAAACCGCACTGGAACTGCTCGGCCCGGCGGCCGAGGTCGCCGGGGACTGGCCGGACGGCTGGCTGTTCTCGCTGGCTGGGCCGATCTACGGCGGCACCGACCAGATCCAGCGCAACATCGTCGCCGAGCGACTGCTCGGCCTGCCGCGAGGTGATCGATGAGGTTCGCGCTTTCCGCCGAGCAGAACGACTTCTCCGCCGCCCTGGACGACTATCTGTCCACAGCGGACTGTGATGCCGCGGCTCGCGCCTGGGCGGACGACGATCTGGGCCCTGGCATGAAACTGTGGCACGGTCTCAGCGCGCTGGGCCTGCTCGATCTGCTCGACTCCGGTGGCTCGCTGGTCGATCTGGTGGTCGCCTTCGAACGCCTCGGGTACCACGCCGTGCCGGGGCCGTGGGTCGAGACGGCCGCGGTGCTGCCCGCGCTTGCGATCGGCTCCGGCGGCCGGCTGGCGTCGGTGGTGCTGCCGCCACACGTGCCGTACGGCCTGGACGCCGACGTCTCCGACCTCCGCCTGTTGCTCGTGGACGACGGTGTGCACGAGTTCGAGCCGGGCGAGCGGCTGAAGTCGGTCGACCGGGCGCGCCGGTTGTTCCGGCCGGAGCCCGGCGCCCGCATCGGCGACGGCGTGCCGCTCGCCTTCGAGCACGGCGCCCTGGCCACGGCTGCGCAACTGCTCGGTGCGGGGGAATGGCTACTGGCGACGTCGGTGGCGTACGCGAAGCAGCGCAAGCAGTACGGCCGGGAGATCGGCAGCTACCAGGCCATCAAGCACCTGCTCGCGGACACCGTGACCGCGCTGGAACTCGCGCGGCCACTGCTCTACGCCGCCGCGCTGACCGCGTCGGCGCGGGACGTCTCGGCGGCGAAGGTCGCGGCGGGGCAGGCCGCCTCGCTGGCAGCGCGCACCGGCCTCCAGGTGCACGGCGCGATCGGCTACACCGCCGAGCACGGGTTGGGCTTGCGGCTGACGAAGGTGCGCGCGCTCGTAGGGGTTTGGGGTACACCGGCCTTCCACCGCGGTCGGGTGCTGGCGTGAGCACGGCGGAGGAGCTGGACGCGCTGCGTTCCTCGGTGCGCACAGCGTTGTCGCGTGATGCGTCCTGGGACGTGCTGTGCGAGCAGATCGGTGTCGCCGCGCTGGCCGTGCCCGAGCAGCACGGCGGCTTGGGTGCGGGCCTGCCTGAGCTGGCCGTGGTCGCCGCGGAATTCGGGCGGGTGCTCTCGCCGCTGCCGTTCCTGTCGACCTCCATCGCCGCACTGGCGCTGGCGGACTCGCCGCTGTCGGGGAAGCTGACCACCGGCACTGTCGCCTGGTCGGACTTCACCGTGTCCGGGTCCACTGTGGACGGCCTGGATCGGTACGTGCTCGACGGCGATTCGGCGGAACTGCTGCTCGTGGCCGCGGGCTCCGGCTTGTACGCCGTGCCGGTCGACCAGCCGGGCGTCCGGCGCGACCACTCCCCCACCATGGACGAAACCCGGCGGTTGGCGACCGTGGAACTCTGTGGCGCCAGTGCCGAGCGCGTCGGCGACCTCGATCCGCCGGTGTACGACCAGGCATGCGTGCTGGTGGCCGCGGAAGAAGCCGGAGCGATGGCGCGGGCCTTCGAGATCACGCTGGAGTACACGAAGCAGCGGCGGCAGTTCGGGCGGGCGATCGGGAGCTTCCAAGCGATCAAGCACCGGCTCGCCGACCTGTACGTCCTGGTCGAGACCGCGCGCTCGTGCGTGGCGGCCGCCGCCGAAGACCCTTCGCTGGCCGCGGTGGCGAAGGTGCACTGCTCGGAAGCGTTCAGCACGGTCGCCGCAGAGATGATCCAGCTGCACGGCGGCATCGGCATCACCTGGGAACACCCGGCACACCGGTACTTCAAGCGCGCGCACGGCAGCGGCTTCCTCCTCGGCTCACCCCGGGAGCACCTGCGCACGATGGTGGGGTCTGCCCTACCGCGAGCCGGGTGGTCCACCGGCTACCGGTGCTGACGCAGGGTGACCAGACTCGACCCGTGACCACACAGCCCATCACCGCCACGGAGACCGGCAGCGACTTCGCCCGGCTCTCGCGGCGGATCAACCAGGCCGGCCTGCTGGACCGGCGCCCCGGCTACTACGCGCTGCGCATCGGCGTGGTGACCGCGTTGTTCGCCGCCACGTGGACGCTGTTCGCCTGGCTCGGCGACACCTGGGCGACGCTGTTCGTCGCCGTGCTGCTGGCCGTGTTGTTCGGCCAGATCGCGCTGCTGTCCCACGACCTCGCACACCGGCAGGTGTTCCGCACGCGGCGGCCGAGCGAGATCGCCGGGCGGCTCGCGGGCAACCTCGGCATCGGCATGAGCTACGGCTGGTGGATGGACAAGCACACCCGCCACCACGCCAACCCGAACCACGAAGAACTCGACCCGGACGTGGACCCGGACGTGCTGGTGTGGTCGCAGGACCAGGCCCGCGCGGCCCGCGGCATCCCGCGGTTCATCGGCCGCTACCAGGCTTACCTGTTCTTCCCGCTGCTGACGCTGGAAGGGCTGAACCTGCACTTCTCCGGCGTGCGCGCGGTCCTGAAGCCGACGCTCAAACGCCGCGGCCTCGAGGCTTCTCTGCTGTTCGCGCACTTCGCCCTGTACCTCGGTGCGGTGTTCCTGGTGCTGTCACCGTTGAAGGCGGTCGTGTTCATCGCCGTGCACCAGGGCCTGTGGGGCGTCTACATGGGGTCGATCTTCGCCCCGAACCACAAGGGCATGCCGACCCTCACCGGCGCCGACCGCCCCGACTTCCTGCGGCGCCAGGTGCTCACCTCGCGCAACGTGCGGGGCGGGTGGTTCATCGACACCGCCATGGGCGGGCTGAACTACCAGATCGAGCACCACCTGTTCCCGAGCATGCCCACCCCGCACCTGCGACGCGCCCAGCCCATCGTGCGGGAGTACTGCGCCGAACTGGGCGTCTCGTACCACGAAACCGGCCTCATCGACTCCTACGCCCAAGCCCTGCGCCACCTCCACCACGCCGGCACCCCCCTACGCCCCTAACCCCCCACGTCCGAACCCCACACTCGCGCACCCGAGTCCCACGTTCAAACACCCGAACCCCACACTCAGGCACCCGAACCTCACACTCGTGCAGCCGAACCTCACACTCGTGCAGCCGAGTCCCACATTTAGGCACCCGAATTCTACGTTCGGGTAACCGAGTTCCACATTCGCGTTGCTGGCGAAATCCGATGGTGCCGTGAATGTGGCTTTCACGGCATGGACGGGAGCGCGTGTCACGAAAGTGGCTTTCGGAACGTTCGGTGTCTCGAATGTGGCTTTCGTGACATCGCGGTGTCGCCGCCGTGGTCTTTGACTCCCCGAACGTGGGATTCAGCTGCGCGAACGTGGAACTCGGCTGCGCGAGTGTGGGGTTCGGGTGCGCGAGTGTGGGGGTCGGGGGGTTATAGCCAGTCGTCGGGGCGGGGCCAGTCGTAGAGGGTGTCGAGTTCTGTTCGGGCCCGCGTCGCTGCGTATTGGCCACGGTAGAACAGCAGGGGCGCGCCGTGGTCGGTGGCTTCGGCGCCCAGGGCACGCACTCGGCCGATCACCACGTAATGGTCACCGGCCGGGTGCACGGTTTCCACCGAGCAGTCGAGCCAGGTCAGCGCGCCGTCCAGCAAAGGTGCTCCCGAAGGGCCTGGTTGCCAGGGAACCGAAGCGAATTTGTCCACGCCCCGAGCCCCGAAGACAGCACTCAGTTCCTGCTGTTCTTCGGAAAGCACATTCACCGCGAAAGAACCGCTCCGCTCGATCACCGGCCAAGAACCGGAATTGCGAGAAGGACAAAAGAGCACCAATGGCGGGTCAAGCGAGAGGGCGGCGAAAGATTGGCACGCGAAACCCACCGGAGCGGTTCCGTCGTGACCCGTCACCACCGCGACACCGGTGCAGAAGTGCCCCAGCACCGCGCGGAAGCGAGCCGCGTCGATCG from the Amycolatopsis magusensis genome contains:
- a CDS encoding acyl-CoA dehydrogenase family protein: MDLDLPESTLAFRAEVRDWLAEHVVTLPSFDTAEGFALHREWEAELADARLSVVSWPEEFGGRDASLVDWLVFEEEYYAAGAPGRVNQNGLFMLAPTLFSHGTPEQQARILPKMARSEEVWAQAWSEPEAGSDIAALRSTATRTSDGWLLSGQKTWSSRAAFADKAFGLFRSDPAEVRHRGLTYFMIDLRADGVQVRPIAQLDGEPGFAELFFDEVFVPDEDVIGEPGAGWRVAMTTANNERGLSLRSPGRFLATAERLVRLWSETRDPALADRVADAWIGARAYQLYTFGTATRLVEGAALGPESSVNKLFWSQLDVSMHETALELLGPAAEVAGDWPDGWLFSLAGPIYGGTDQIQRNIVAERLLGLPRGDR
- a CDS encoding acyl-CoA dehydrogenase family protein; the protein is MRFALSAEQNDFSAALDDYLSTADCDAAARAWADDDLGPGMKLWHGLSALGLLDLLDSGGSLVDLVVAFERLGYHAVPGPWVETAAVLPALAIGSGGRLASVVLPPHVPYGLDADVSDLRLLLVDDGVHEFEPGERLKSVDRARRLFRPEPGARIGDGVPLAFEHGALATAAQLLGAGEWLLATSVAYAKQRKQYGREIGSYQAIKHLLADTVTALELARPLLYAAALTASARDVSAAKVAAGQAASLAARTGLQVHGAIGYTAEHGLGLRLTKVRALVGVWGTPAFHRGRVLA
- a CDS encoding acyl-CoA dehydrogenase family protein, giving the protein MSTAEELDALRSSVRTALSRDASWDVLCEQIGVAALAVPEQHGGLGAGLPELAVVAAEFGRVLSPLPFLSTSIAALALADSPLSGKLTTGTVAWSDFTVSGSTVDGLDRYVLDGDSAELLLVAAGSGLYAVPVDQPGVRRDHSPTMDETRRLATVELCGASAERVGDLDPPVYDQACVLVAAEEAGAMARAFEITLEYTKQRRQFGRAIGSFQAIKHRLADLYVLVETARSCVAAAAEDPSLAAVAKVHCSEAFSTVAAEMIQLHGGIGITWEHPAHRYFKRAHGSGFLLGSPREHLRTMVGSALPRAGWSTGYRC
- a CDS encoding fatty acid desaturase family protein; this translates as MTATETGSDFARLSRRINQAGLLDRRPGYYALRIGVVTALFAATWTLFAWLGDTWATLFVAVLLAVLFGQIALLSHDLAHRQVFRTRRPSEIAGRLAGNLGIGMSYGWWMDKHTRHHANPNHEELDPDVDPDVLVWSQDQARAARGIPRFIGRYQAYLFFPLLTLEGLNLHFSGVRAVLKPTLKRRGLEASLLFAHFALYLGAVFLVLSPLKAVVFIAVHQGLWGVYMGSIFAPNHKGMPTLTGADRPDFLRRQVLTSRNVRGGWFIDTAMGGLNYQIEHHLFPSMPTPHLRRAQPIVREYCAELGVSYHETGLIDSYAQALRHLHHAGTPLRP
- the hsaB gene encoding 3-hydroxy-9,10-secoandrosta-1,3,5(10)-triene-9,17-dione monooxygenase reductase subunit is translated as MTAAAAIDAARFRAVLGHFCTGVAVVTGHDGTAPVGFACQSFAALSLDPPLVLFCPSRNSGSWPVIERSGSFAVNVLSEEQQELSAVFGARGVDKFASVPWQPGPSGAPLLDGALTWLDCSVETVHPAGDHYVVIGRVRALGAEATDHGAPLLFYRGQYAATRARTELDTLYDWPRPDDWL